A DNA window from Labilithrix sp. contains the following coding sequences:
- a CDS encoding response regulator, producing the protein MHSAPTSARSNSKNGGARLGGARADFVAGLGRKVADLRGVHQRVREDADGARSELRRKLSNLASSAKMMKFDAMERAIGETLGMIDRAPADAQLEAVDLDAIEQLIEDLPALAWGDGMARSSRAEEAEQQRAAPKREVLVVGNAQIAEALLSGGSGKMVFTCETTPDAATAYDLVRTTEPDLVVLDADVANALDLVDALMDDPLTETVPIIVIGSFQEHGEASRYVAMGVAKTVAKPMTKHALREVCEETLSPERGSLTAQAVLGEPTLEELGERLAQEVREAIVGRADPSARGRRVALGQGTEVLGAVWGAIARVREVVTARSDGAIRFAGGPEGALTPALLLHAPELARSDRAQQKRERANDVRLEGRRVVVADDDPAVVWFLADLLKTAGCEVLEAFDGRHALTLAYEHSPDLVISDILMPNLDGFSLCRALRRDVALRDTPVILLSWKEDLLQRVRELGANAAGYVRKESDTRAIIARVREALRARGRIEARLQEEGEVRGRLDGVSIKTLLETVSAIRPDARISVRDASFLYEVEMRGGAPRRVTRTDADGGFVKGGKMLAQMLGVGAGRFAVTTSTSPIEAELEGNLSSQLAKPTAKARAAIGLLTGARVNTVVRVRFDEAALVDYLKATPEKARLVARRLANGAAPRELVIHGGCEAALLDDILCDLAARGLVVAIEGDGGEDMLTPAVTALLQHVDARADLPVRGVTPPPPADPFACADVASEPVCVSPPPPPAPAPTPRSLEDAVLREVSHRSPSPEPLPNVQIFPFNSPSPMIVDPTGLRLRAPTPSPTFIEQMAEPTIIDAPVQAHAEDEEDDIYRSDAIVPGPEDEAIPQISQQEMTPFEAVTDDGAPAPAPPKKRAWPMLAFITATGVIAWSVLHFSTSLPKQQESQPPAVEMKLPPAAETALERAAEQDRADEVFYTVLAAETQVAEGEGVIDVTAPPDAVVLVDGKERAKGSAAIPASAGKHAVTVKKDKEEHDCTIDVRMSRAAHVRF; encoded by the coding sequence ATGCATTCTGCACCCACGTCTGCCCGCTCGAACTCGAAGAACGGTGGCGCTCGGCTCGGCGGGGCTCGCGCCGACTTCGTCGCCGGCCTCGGCCGCAAGGTCGCCGACCTGCGCGGCGTGCACCAGCGCGTGCGGGAGGACGCGGACGGCGCGCGGAGCGAGCTGCGGCGCAAGCTCTCGAACCTCGCGTCGTCGGCGAAGATGATGAAGTTCGACGCGATGGAGCGCGCGATCGGCGAGACGCTCGGGATGATCGACCGCGCGCCGGCCGACGCCCAGCTCGAGGCGGTCGACCTCGACGCGATCGAGCAGCTCATCGAGGACCTCCCCGCCCTCGCGTGGGGCGACGGCATGGCGCGCTCTTCCCGCGCAGAGGAGGCCGAGCAGCAGAGGGCGGCGCCGAAGCGCGAGGTGCTCGTCGTCGGCAACGCGCAGATCGCGGAGGCGCTCCTCTCGGGCGGCTCCGGCAAGATGGTCTTCACCTGCGAGACGACGCCCGACGCGGCGACCGCGTACGACCTCGTTCGCACGACGGAGCCGGACCTCGTCGTCCTCGACGCCGACGTCGCGAACGCGCTCGACCTCGTCGACGCGCTGATGGACGACCCGCTCACCGAGACGGTGCCGATCATCGTCATCGGCTCCTTCCAGGAGCACGGCGAGGCCTCGCGCTACGTCGCGATGGGCGTCGCGAAGACGGTCGCGAAGCCGATGACGAAGCACGCGCTGCGCGAGGTCTGCGAGGAGACGCTCTCGCCCGAGCGCGGCTCGCTCACCGCGCAGGCCGTCCTCGGCGAGCCCACCCTCGAGGAGCTCGGCGAGCGCCTCGCGCAGGAGGTCCGCGAGGCCATCGTCGGCCGCGCCGATCCCTCCGCGCGCGGCCGTCGCGTCGCGCTCGGACAGGGGACCGAGGTCCTCGGCGCGGTGTGGGGCGCGATCGCGCGCGTGCGCGAGGTCGTGACCGCGCGCTCCGACGGCGCGATCCGCTTCGCGGGCGGCCCCGAGGGCGCGCTCACGCCGGCGCTGCTCCTCCACGCGCCCGAGCTCGCGCGGAGCGACCGCGCGCAGCAGAAGCGCGAGCGCGCGAACGACGTCCGCCTCGAGGGCCGCCGCGTCGTCGTCGCCGACGACGATCCGGCGGTGGTGTGGTTCCTCGCCGATCTCCTGAAGACGGCGGGCTGCGAGGTGCTCGAGGCGTTCGACGGCCGCCACGCGCTCACGCTCGCGTACGAGCACTCGCCCGATCTCGTCATCAGCGACATCCTGATGCCGAACCTCGACGGCTTCTCGCTCTGCCGCGCGCTCCGCCGCGACGTCGCGCTCCGCGACACGCCGGTCATCCTGCTCTCGTGGAAGGAGGACCTCCTCCAGCGCGTGCGCGAGCTCGGCGCCAACGCCGCCGGCTACGTCCGCAAGGAGAGCGACACGCGCGCGATCATCGCCCGCGTCCGCGAGGCGCTCCGCGCGCGCGGCCGCATCGAGGCGCGCCTCCAAGAGGAGGGCGAGGTCCGCGGCCGCCTCGACGGCGTCAGCATCAAGACGCTCCTCGAGACGGTGAGCGCGATCCGCCCCGACGCGCGCATCTCCGTGCGCGACGCGTCGTTCCTCTACGAGGTCGAGATGCGCGGCGGCGCCCCGCGCCGCGTGACGCGCACCGACGCGGACGGCGGCTTCGTGAAGGGCGGCAAGATGCTCGCGCAGATGCTCGGCGTCGGCGCGGGCCGCTTCGCGGTGACGACGAGCACGTCGCCGATCGAGGCCGAGCTCGAGGGCAACCTCTCTTCGCAGCTCGCGAAGCCGACCGCGAAGGCGCGCGCGGCGATCGGCCTCCTCACCGGCGCGCGCGTGAACACGGTCGTGCGCGTCCGCTTCGACGAGGCCGCGCTCGTCGACTACCTCAAGGCGACGCCGGAGAAGGCGCGCCTCGTCGCGCGCCGCCTCGCGAACGGCGCGGCGCCGCGCGAGCTCGTCATCCACGGCGGCTGCGAGGCCGCGCTCCTCGACGACATCCTCTGCGACCTCGCCGCGCGCGGCCTCGTCGTCGCGATCGAGGGCGACGGCGGCGAGGACATGCTCACGCCGGCGGTGACGGCGCTCCTCCAGCACGTCGACGCGCGGGCCGACCTCCCGGTCCGCGGGGTCACCCCGCCGCCGCCGGCCGACCCGTTCGCCTGCGCCGACGTCGCGTCCGAGCCGGTCTGCGTCTCGCCCCCGCCGCCGCCGGCGCCCGCGCCGACCCCGCGCTCGCTCGAGGACGCGGTGCTCCGCGAGGTGAGCCACCGCTCCCCGTCGCCGGAGCCTCTCCCGAACGTCCAAATTTTCCCGTTCAACTCACCTTCACCGATGATCGTGGATCCGACGGGTCTCCGCCTCCGCGCGCCGACGCCGTCGCCGACCTTCATCGAGCAGATGGCGGAGCCGACCATCATCGACGCGCCGGTGCAGGCGCACGCGGAGGACGAGGAGGACGACATCTACCGCAGCGACGCGATCGTCCCCGGGCCGGAGGACGAGGCGATCCCGCAGATCTCGCAGCAGGAGATGACGCCGTTCGAGGCGGTGACGGACGACGGCGCGCCCGCGCCCGCGCCGCCGAAGAAGCGTGCGTGGCCGATGCTCGCGTTCATCACCGCGACGGGGGTGATCGCGTGGTCGGTCCTGCACTTCTCGACGAGCCTGCCGAAGCAGCAGGAGTCGCAGCCGCCGGCGGTGGAGATGAAGCTGCCGCCCGCGGCCGAGACCGCGCTCGAGCGCGCCGCCGAGCAGGACCGCGCGGACGAGGTGTTCTACACCGTGCTCGCGGCGGAGACGCAGGTGGCGGAGGGCGAGGGCGTCATCGACGTCACCGCGCCGCCGGACGCGGTGGTCCTCGTCGACGGCAAGGAGCGCGCGAAGGGCTCCGCCGCGATCCCGGCCTCCGCCGGCAAACACGCCGTGACGGTGAAGAAGGACAAGGAAGAGCACGACTGCACGATCGACGTCCGCATGAGCCGCGCCGCCCACGTGCGGTTCTGA
- a CDS encoding GNAT family N-acetyltransferase, which translates to MLLLDRPNFRRATDADKERCIDLERTAYPSPGSHADRERALFQHPLGTIDDLIVAEIDGEIMAQTQLFRLRTYWGGRPVKTGGIASVSVAPEARGRGIAGALMEHIHLLQDRRRAPLTMLYAFRQGYYARLGYAAASSRRRLAFDPRSIPRAWDGSVRRARGADRAALERLFERVARASSGVHSRPKAVWDRIFANEERTLFVTDRVTGYVSFVLRQDEPHAETTLVVDELVAADPAARRALVGALGRMKDQVATIELEVADGDPLERALVDADGRRYGDAVVEHSLGEIVGGPMVRIGDLTTALEARGYLRDGSFAVEVGDERVGVRVAGGRATVLPRASKSAPRLVTTRATLAAILYGGLGALDATALGLAEADPRVDPVLRLPPVMPFDAF; encoded by the coding sequence ATGCTGCTCTTGGACCGGCCCAATTTCCGGCGCGCGACCGACGCCGACAAAGAACGCTGCATCGACCTCGAACGGACCGCGTACCCGTCGCCGGGCAGCCACGCCGACCGGGAACGAGCGCTGTTCCAGCACCCGCTGGGGACGATCGACGACCTCATCGTCGCGGAGATCGACGGGGAAATCATGGCCCAGACGCAGCTCTTCCGCCTCCGCACCTACTGGGGTGGGCGGCCGGTGAAGACGGGCGGCATCGCCTCGGTCTCGGTCGCGCCCGAGGCGCGCGGCCGCGGCATCGCGGGCGCGTTGATGGAGCACATCCACCTCCTCCAGGACCGCCGGCGCGCTCCGCTCACGATGCTCTACGCGTTCCGCCAGGGCTACTACGCGCGCCTCGGCTACGCCGCGGCGTCCTCGCGCCGTCGGCTCGCGTTCGATCCTCGTTCCATTCCGCGGGCTTGGGACGGATCGGTGCGGCGCGCGCGGGGCGCCGATCGCGCCGCGCTCGAGCGTCTCTTCGAGCGTGTGGCGCGGGCGTCGAGCGGCGTCCACTCGCGGCCGAAGGCGGTGTGGGATCGGATCTTCGCGAACGAGGAGCGGACGCTGTTCGTCACCGATCGCGTGACCGGTTACGTCTCCTTCGTCCTCCGCCAAGACGAGCCGCACGCGGAGACGACGCTCGTCGTCGACGAGCTCGTCGCGGCCGATCCCGCTGCGCGCCGCGCGCTCGTCGGCGCGCTCGGCCGGATGAAGGATCAGGTCGCCACGATCGAGCTCGAGGTCGCGGACGGCGATCCGCTCGAGCGCGCGCTCGTCGACGCGGACGGCCGGCGCTACGGCGACGCGGTGGTGGAGCACTCGCTCGGCGAGATCGTCGGCGGGCCGATGGTGCGCATCGGCGACCTCACGACCGCGCTCGAGGCGCGCGGCTATCTCCGCGACGGCTCCTTCGCCGTCGAGGTCGGCGACGAGCGCGTCGGGGTCCGCGTCGCTGGCGGGCGCGCGACGGTCCTCCCGAGAGCGAGCAAGAGCGCGCCGCGCCTCGTGACCACGCGCGCGACGCTCGCTGCGATCCTATACGGCGGCCTCGGCGCGCTCGACGCGACCGCGCTGGGGCTCGCGGAGGCGGATCCGCGCGTCGATCCCGTCCTCCGGCTCCCGCCCGTGATGCCGTTCGACGCGTTCTGA
- a CDS encoding VWA domain-containing protein, with translation MRPRSSLVVALAGIAGALTLSAGCSDGRPPVAGDTSGGPPGGRSSTVFDTSDGGRVSPPGCGTRDDGTACECVDAPLFVDPPTIYFVLDRSGSMSLDDKWTQVRFTVANVMRSLGPRANFGAAVFPGRDEQCSAGIEVLPVTNGDPPSSTADGPATRALIAATAYHPNGGTPTASTLQAVHARLAGISGRRFVILATDGAPNCNVKAVCGLDQCQPNIDDFQGCSPNGPSCCDGVRGSPANCNDAAPTVAAIGSLRADDIPVFVVGLPGTQAPVYTSLLDSMAVAGGVANPTSPRFFRVDSASASAMLVALKKVAAKITATCAYDLKEPPKAPDLVNVYLDDVVLPKEPVNGWSLEGKTVTLLGNACDRVQSGDVLDVRIIAGCPTIEPK, from the coding sequence GTGCGCCCGCGCTCCTCCCTCGTCGTGGCGCTCGCCGGAATCGCAGGCGCGCTCACGCTCTCCGCGGGCTGCAGCGACGGACGGCCGCCCGTCGCCGGCGACACGAGCGGAGGTCCACCCGGAGGGCGGAGCAGCACCGTCTTCGACACGAGCGACGGCGGTCGTGTGTCGCCGCCGGGCTGCGGGACGAGGGACGACGGCACGGCGTGCGAGTGCGTCGATGCCCCGCTCTTCGTCGATCCGCCGACGATCTACTTCGTCCTCGATCGCTCCGGCAGCATGAGCCTCGACGACAAGTGGACGCAGGTCCGCTTCACCGTCGCCAACGTCATGCGCAGCCTCGGGCCGCGCGCGAACTTCGGCGCGGCGGTGTTCCCGGGGCGCGACGAGCAGTGCTCGGCCGGCATCGAGGTGCTGCCGGTGACGAACGGCGATCCGCCGTCATCGACCGCCGACGGCCCCGCGACGAGGGCGCTCATCGCCGCGACCGCCTACCACCCGAACGGCGGCACCCCGACCGCGTCGACGCTCCAAGCGGTGCACGCGCGCCTCGCCGGCATCAGCGGTCGCCGCTTCGTGATCCTCGCGACCGACGGCGCCCCCAACTGCAACGTCAAGGCGGTCTGCGGCCTCGACCAGTGTCAGCCGAACATCGACGACTTCCAGGGTTGCTCGCCGAACGGCCCGAGCTGCTGCGACGGCGTCCGCGGCTCCCCCGCCAACTGCAACGACGCGGCGCCGACCGTCGCGGCGATCGGCTCGCTGCGCGCCGACGACATCCCGGTCTTCGTCGTCGGACTGCCGGGGACGCAGGCCCCCGTCTACACGAGCCTCCTCGACTCGATGGCGGTCGCGGGCGGCGTCGCGAACCCGACGAGCCCCAGGTTCTTCCGCGTCGACAGCGCGAGCGCGAGCGCGATGCTCGTCGCGCTGAAGAAGGTCGCCGCGAAGATCACCGCGACGTGCGCGTACGACCTCAAGGAGCCGCCGAAGGCCCCCGACCTCGTGAACGTCTACCTCGACGACGTGGTCCTGCCGAAGGAGCCGGTCAACGGCTGGTCGCTCGAAGGCAAGACCGTCACCCTCCTCGGCAACGCCTGCGACCGCGTGCAGTCCGGCGACGTCCTCGACGTCCGCATCATCGCGGGCTGCCCCACGATCGAGCCGAAGTAG